AGCACCATTCCAAATATGCTgtgatatatgatttttttgcaTCCACAATAAATCATCCTCTAATGTTCCAGATGTCTCATCATAATGATTAGAAGATGACGAACTTGTCATATTAAAACTCatgtatagaaagaaaaaaattaataatcacacatatcataaataataaataaagtctaAGTACGTACACAAacaatattctaaaaaaatacataatttaaattttagaaacgaACACGTAATTTAAGTAAATGAATTATAATGacagtaaattgaaataaaaaatttcttcaaaattattttgttaatatataatgTTGAGACTTCATTCTGCTTATAATTGATACTATAGGCCACTTCACATtgaggaattttttttcttaattttaactttttattttaaaagttattaattataatttagagtttgattttaattttaaactattgatatattgtatcaaactcaatatgcctttcttttttaaatacgcCCAATAACAATATTACAGTAATATTTATCATcaatcttaattaaaattataaacccaacaacaacaaactcttacaattacaaataacataaattataattaatatcattaaatattaacaaaaacaataatataatatttaaataagaaatcataaataacaatattatcatctataattatctttaacaataattaaaatttttatattattataaaataaaaaataaatctaacaCACTATAAAACTAACAATATTTATTTCTACAAACAAATTcactaaaatacataaaatgccTACTCTATAGTTGTCTTTCCAACTGCATTATATCTGTTTTTACCAACTGCAATCTTAGCCCTTAAAATAATAAGTTTGTATTgtaaaacaataacaaaaaccattGGATCGAAACTGCAACCGCAGTTTATATTTGAACTCCAGTGGATTCAAATCCAGAAAATAACAGAGGCAATCATCAACCTCACGTTTGACCAACGACTGTAAAAGAAAGTTCTCGATAAAACTTTGATCAGGTAAATACGTGTAGGAACTAGAACATATAGAAGCAATCACCCCCTCATGTATAACCAATGGGCAATGGCTATAAATAGGCAACGATGATTCACAAGTGAAGCAGGCCTTGTCACAGCAACTAAACTTAACAGCCATACCGTTCATATATCTCTTTGTATTACTACTattctattgaaaaaaaatgcgtCTTACAATATCTACCAGAGaaagagtttaaaaaaatatataagtagaaATAACTCTCATCTTATAAAATTGTATGTattcaaatcataaaaatacattaaaatcgATACTCCAACCCCAAAGTtgagtgaaataaaataagatctCATATTTAATAGGTTATAAGCTCGAAACCAAATTCATCTTTTTAAAATGAGATAAATATTAGTACGTCTCTCTTTACGTCTTTAGACTTTTCCTATCTTAAGTTGGGATATTATTCTCTGCCCTTAAATtttccttaataaaaaaaatccaaacactCCAAAATTTTCCTGTGTTTTGTGGTCTATTCATTCTAGGATATATGGAAATAGGTAACATATCAACTTATTGTTAAAAAGAACAATGACATACAAGTTTTAGAGAGAATATACTTTTTCTTAATCTTCAAATTCAACTACTGCAGTTACAAAGTTACAATATATAGACTACTGCAgttacaatatatttaaaactacTCCACATAACTCCTATTTACAAGAAACTACCACTAACTTCTTAACTTCTATTAACTTCTATTTACACGTCAACATTCCCTCCcttaaactaaaaagaaaaacaaacatttagTTTATAACTGACGCATCAACCATTCCCAACATACTCCGTAATTTCAAGAATTGTTTTAACTTGAGAGGTTTTGTCATTATGTTTGCATCCTGTtctctaagaaaatgaaacCTTATATCAATATGTTTGCTTCTGCCATGAAAAACAGAATTTTTTGATAGTTGTATAGTAGAATTATTGTCACTTTGAATCAAAGTACTATTTTCCTCCTTATGACCAAGTTTCTCTAAAACTCTTCTCAACCAAATACACTGACAGGCACAAAACGCAGTAGCTATGTACTCAGCCTCAGTAGTAGACAATGTCACTACAGGCTGTTTTTTAGAAGACCATGAAACTGCTCCAGAACCAAGTAAGAATGCAAAGCCAGAAGTGCTCCTACAATCATCCAAATCACCAGCAAAATCATTGTCGGTGTAAGCCACCAAATTTGTGCAACCATCCTTTTTGTAGAAAATTCCTAGCTCAGTTGTACCTTTCAAATACCTTAATATTCTTTTTGCTGCAAGCCAATGAGATTCAATTGGGCAAGACATGAATCTACTAATAAGACTCACTCCATACATCAAATCAGGTCGAGTTGCAGTCAAGTACATCAGACTGCCAACTACCTGTTTGAACAAAGTTTCATCAACTTTGGTTCCTACTTCATCCTTTAACAATTTCGTGCCTGGAACAATAGGATTCTTCACTGGATTGCTTTTATCCATTCCAAACCTTCCTAGAATTTCATGAGCATACTTTCTTTGACACACAAAGATCCCATCTAAACTTTGTATTACTTCAATCCCGAGAAAATATCTCATCCTCCCCAAATCAGTCATGTCAAATTCCAACATCATGGAATTCTTAAAATCATCATACATACTTTTATCATTTCCAGTATATATTAAATCATCAACATAAAGACTTACTATTAAACTTTTACCTACTTCCTTCGACTTTGTGAACAGTGTGTGTTCACATAAACACCTTTCAAAGCCTTCTCGAACAAAGTAAGCCTCTATCTTGCTATACCACGCCTTTGGTGCTTGCTTCAAGCCATACAATGCCTTTCTTAGCTTGTAAACTTTGCCTTCTTCACCTTTCTTCTCATATCCCAATGGTTGTTGCACAAAGATTTCTTCATTGAGTTCACCGTGAAGAAATGCACTCTTTACATCTAATTGAAAAACATCCCAATTGTTTTGTGCTGCCAAAGCAAGTATTAATCGAATGGtgtcaagtctagcaactggagcaAAAACTTCAGTGTAATTAACTCCATACTATTGTGCATACCCCTTCGCCACTAGCCTTGCTTTGTACTTGTCTACCTCTCCTTTCTCATTAAGTTTGGTCTTGAAAACCCACTTAACTCAAATTGGCTTCACCCCTTTCGGTAGAATAGTTAACTCCCAAGTCTTGTTCTTTTCTATTGACTCTATCTCTGCCATCATTGCATCCCTCCACTTCTTACTCTTGACAGCTTgttcaaatgtaagtgggtcATCTTCAGTGAGCATTATCATAGCATTCAGACCATCTTCATCTGACAAACCTTCACCTGTTACATAGTCTATTGCCCAAGATGGTGGTCCTCTTACCCTCCCTTCATTCAGAATTGGTGAATCATTTTCAGCTGATTCACTAGAAGAAACACCAGTTTCACTTGAGTTTCTTGTATCAACATCACTGCCTTCTCCTTCAATGTTACCTTCTTCTTCATTGTTTTCTATTCCTTCTTCCATGTTATTCTCATCACCATCATCGTTCCACTTTAAAACATCAGATCTGCATTCTTCATTGTTTTTGCCCCAATTCCAACATTCATCTTCTTGAAAAATCACATCCTTGCTAATGATGATTTTCTTGGAAACTGGATCATATAATCTGTATGCCTTTGATTCATCACTTACTCCCAAGAAAACATACTTCTTGCtttttttcatctaattttcttctcttctggTCTGGGACATGTGCATGAGCTACACACccaaaaactcaaaaataatCAGCCATTGGCTTCACATTGCTTTATGCCTCTTCTGGAGTTTTGTTCTGCACAACCATAGTAGGACATCTATTGAGGATATGCACACTCCATTTTACAGCTTCGGGCCAAAACATTTTAGGAACCTGCTTCTCAGCTAACATAGAACGCACCATGTTCATTATcgttctatttttcctctctgcAACTCCGTTTTGTTGAGGAGTATAGGCTGCAGTCAATTGTCTACTAATGCcttgatttttgcaaaattcTACAAACTCATTTGAGGTAAATTCACCACCTCTATCTGTCCTCAAAGAAGCAATATATGCACCAATCTCCTTTTCAACATGagctttaaaatttctaaacatGGAAAAAGCGTCTGATTTTTCATGTAAGAAATAAATCCAAGTTTTACGAGtgaaatcatcaataaaacttAGGATGTACCTTTTGTTGCTATTTGATTCTGGTTTAATAGGCCCGCATATGTCTGCATGCACAAGTTGTAACTTGTTTGATGCCCTCCATAAACTCTTCTTAGGCATAGAGTTTCTGTGTTGCTTTCCAGTTAAACATTCTATGCATATCTTCTTTGGAATCTTGACTGAAGGCAACCCAATTACCATCTTCTTATCAAAAAGTGTCCTTAATCCGTTATAGCCTAAGTGACCAAACCGGCAATGCCAAAGATGAGATTCATTTTCTGATACAATTTGGAAACACGAAGAAGCTTTTGGTATCATGGTAGCCAACACAGAAAACATTCTATTTCCACTCATATCTAACTGCATAGTTAATCCTTTCTCAGAATGATATACCCTACACTTCCCATGTTGAAGCAAAATAATTAAGCCTTTTTCTTGAAGTTGCCCTATGCTCAATAGATTATTCTTAAGTTCAGGAACATAATAGACACCAAAAATTGCCTGAGTAAATCCATTCACTTGCATACGAATGATACCTTTTCCCACAACAACCATTCTGGTGTTATTGCCAAGTTTTACAATTTGGCTAAAGCTTTCATCCAGTTCTGAGAACTACTCCTTGTTGCCAGTCATATGATTGCTGCAACCGGAGTCAAGGAACCACACTTCTTCCATTTTGTCTTGCCCCAATTCAACATAAGACATTAATAAcaattcttcatctttttccttCTCTAATTCAACATAATTGGCATTTTTCTCCCAATCAGGACATTAATATTGATAGTGTCCTAACTTGTGACATTTGAAACATTCAATAACAGCTTTATTGAATGAttgtcttcctcttcctcgaCCTCCTCTGAATGAACCATTACCTCTACCTTTACCTCTTCCTCTACTTGCTTTGTCTTCATGGGAGATCTTCAGaactttctcttcttctccacGACTTCTCATCCTCTGCTCATGAACAAGAAGACTACTTTGCAACTCATCAATAGTCATCATGTCTAAGTTGTTGGATTCTTCAATTGAGCATACCACATAATCAAATTTTGAGATCATTGATCTCAAAATCTTTGCAGTAATGACTGTTTCACTCATACTTTCACCATGAGCCTTCATTTTGTTGGCTATGGTTAAAGTACGAGAAAAATATGCATTCACTGTTTCTCCTTCCTTCATTTGAAGAATCTCAAAATCTTTGCGTAAAGCTTGCAGTTGAGCCCTTTTGACCCTGGTTGAACCTTGAAATTTTTGCTTCATTGAATCCTATATATTTTTTGCCATGTCCCTCTTGAGGATTGTTTCAAGGACTTCACGATCTATTGCCTGGAAAAGGTAATTCTTTACCTTTAAGTCCTTCAACTTCTGCTCCTCAATCAATTTGCATTGTGCCTCTGTAGGCTCTATTTCATCTGCCACCATCAATATCCCATTCTCAATTAGATCCCAATATTCTTTGGAGCGGAGAAAATTCTCCATCAACATTGCCCAATGATCATAATGACCATTAAACCTTGGAATTGCAAGCTGCACGAAACTACTACTCCCACCTTCTGCCATTCTTCTCAACTTGTTCTActcgaaagaaagaaaaactgcAGTTTCTTTCTTGACTCACACTCACTGTTTTCCTCACATGCACTCAATATCAGGCCCCTACAatggagctctgataccaattgttaaAAAGAACAATGACATATAAGTTTTAGAGAAAATGCACTTTTTCTTAATCTTCAAATTCAACTACTGCAGTTACAAAGTTACAATATATAGACTATTGTAgttacaatatatttaaaactacTCCACATAACTACTTCATATAACTACTCCACATAACTCCTATTTACAAGAAACTACCATTAACTTCTTAACTTCTATTTACACGTCAACACTTATGTGGTCTATTTATCAACTTAATCATGACCACTTAGATATTAATTTTgactctttttatttataagaatagaagataaaaagtttataataatttacatattcgACTCAATCAAATAAGTTAGGtcttttgattaattttgaCCTATTTACTTACTTTATTTAACAAACTAACATATAAGTGCTGAGAACTTATGAACGATGGAAGTTTTCTGAACTTGAGCAAAGGATTATATATATGTGGAGTGAGGAGAGAAAACACCACAGAAAGCAAGTTTTGCACACCAAAGTACTCATTCATTAATAGCAATATATAGATTCTTCACAACCACGCACCACTCTCTTGGTATATATGGAACACGTATATAACCCATATTACTTGGTGGTGGGGCGCTtcatacttttatttaatacaCAAACATAACACGGGTAGGGATGAAAACCACATCACACGAAGATCACATAgctgttaataataataacaacacatGCAACATAAAACCACGCACATGAAGTGTAGTGGCTTCCTCTTCGTTAGATTGGAAACGCCTCAATGATGGAAGGAAGAGCGTTGATCTTGATGATGTTGTAACGGGCGAAACCTGTTTCTTTGAACAGCCACTTCCAGTTCTCTTCCGTCCTCTCTTTGCCGCCGGCGTTGTGAGCGAGAAGCATCATGTCAAATGCAATGCCAACGTCGGTGAAGAGTTCGTTGCCTTCGGGCCGCAGCACGTGATCAACGATGATCACTTTCCCTGTTTTCTCAGGTATTGCCTTCCTGCAGTTCTTCAAGATCTTGACGCAGTGCTCGTCGCTCCAGTCATGCAGAATCCACTGCATATATATATTCACCCCAAAGAAAAAGTTTTGACGGGTAAGTGCCCAAAATACTTGACGTGTAATAAAAGACTTCACCATATATCATATACTTGAAAACCCCactaattatatatgtttgataaaaaaaaattgtgtttttatttctttattactACCATATAACAAGATAGGATTTAAATTCACTGCAGTCAGTCATAGTTATGTTCacctaattttaatcaaaatgtaGAAGTTtgaacaaattatttttcttttaaaatacttaattaaccttcattgtttttctttattttttttcattttattacttCATATCACTTGtcgtgtttatatttttttatttctctctctctcttgatcACTCAGTAAGTGTAAactaaatattgaaaaaaaaagtatttgaacACCCAAAAATGGCACCTTGAGAGAAagatagagagagaagagaaagaaataatgaTACCCTAGATAAATGTGATAcgataagaaaagagaaattaagagtatttgatatttaaaaatattaaaatattgggaCTCAAATATTTTGAGTGTCCAAATTTCACCTTTTCCAAAAGTAGTGTGTTTGGAGTGTTATAATGCCCTTAGCACATGCAATTTAATAAGATATGGTATTGATCAGTTTTTGATACCTTCATGTAAATAGCATCAGCATCTGGAATGGACACGAACATGTCACCTCCAACATGGGTGATTCCATCATACTTAGGAGCAGTGGCAACCACATGAGGCAAGTCAAAGTTGATGGCATTGATGTGAGGATAAGCCCTAACAATCTCAGAAAGAGACCCTCCAATGCCACCTCCAACATCAACCAAGGACTTAATCTGGTTGAACCCATCTTTGTACCCAGTGATCACAGCCTTGGACACAACCCTAGCAGTGCACACCATGCCCTCATTGAACAATCTATTATACTCAGGGTCCAAACCTGTCATCTCAAATTGCTCATGGCCATGGCACTTAAAGAAAGCAGTGCCATTTTTAGTGCCTTCTCTAATAATCTCACTAATGTAGTGAGCAGGGTTCAGGTGAATTGGGTGGTTCTCCAGCAGCAACATGGGTGCTAGGGTCATTTTTGTGTCGCGGAGGATCCACTTCGAGGCACGTGTCAAGCCGTAGAGGGTCTCTCCAGTCTCTGATTGTTCTGCACTGAAGATCTTTCTACGTACCATCACTCTCATCACTCTCTGTAGAAGAGAGGCATCTGGGGAGGGTGCATCATCTATGTTCTCCACGATTTGTGACAAGGATAGTGGTTTCCCATAACGGTCTATTATGTCGGCTATGCGCAGCTCTATGACGGATTTCAAGGCCACGGAGTCCGTGAAGCATGTCATGTAcctccatatttcaacttgccCTAGCAATGAGTCTTCCTCCTCCTTGCTCATACCCTGATGGCAAATATAAGCAAACAGAGATGtaagaatttataaaattatttctttatatattattatttaatcacaaatagttatatattataaatgatttagttttatattaattacttaaaagTTATTCATTTCTTGTTGACTAAAACTTAGTTTAgctcatatataatataaagttaacagaaaaaaaaaaggttttgatgGTATTATGTGCATGACATGAACCCAAATGTACAAAATGTACGTGTGTTTCAAATAGAGACGCATCCAGCAGCGTGAAAATTGTGTATAGAGAACTAATGGATGCATCAGCATTTTTCTGTCTGCAAATTGAATAACAAATCCATCTATCTCGGCCTTTTCTTATTGTCATTAAAATagaaatgaaattattaaaagcttgattttcttttcttttgctgaTCTATcaatattgttattaattattaaaaaaatgtaataacgGCTCACTCTCTTTTTATGTTATGTGTACACTAGGATGTTATATTAACATAATCTGCTATCCAGGGGTGGCGTATGACTTTAGTGTGCCATTAACATGGCCCTTCGAAGAATCAGTAAAATTGTGTAACTCCGGCTTAATACtgtcacaattttatttttacaaacaaCTCGAGAGAAGCATATGATATTAACTAGCAGAATAATATAGGGATCAAACTAATAATTCATTTGAAATACTAgtttattatttacataattaataatcTATATTATTTATAAGCAACGATCAAATTTTTGTATAAGGATGTAAACAAATTGAGAGAATTTACAGTACTTAATACTTTAAATTTGACTAATAAGAAAACATGATAAATgcttcatttatttatatgagaaaaaatataaatcctaACCAATTTCTTAGTTTTTCATCTCTTTgaataatttctaaatttatcAGATAGTATTTGGCAAACActtatatacacacacacattcaTAGTCatatttatagaaattatatCTAAGTTTGAAAAATTCATTGTGATCTGAAATCATTAATATTTGGAagtcatattaaatttttatttatttttaagtggGAGTACTacttatttaaaagaataaaattcttttaacaCCTACTTTCTTTGTTTATGAACTCATATTTGAAAtcttatctaaaaaataaaacaaaaataatcttACTACGTACTCAAACCAATATACAATATAGGTGAAATAGCATTTAACAGTGTTTGTACATGTAAGCTCgagcatttttaaataaatgagtcaTAATTCTTCTTTAAATGAATGAGGTGTTTAAAAGCTCTTACTTATttagagcaaaaacttaaagACCAATCAATTAATAGTTTGCCTATATGTAAACATCTGTTTTTGATTACCATTCAGATTAATTTGCCGGTGTTAGCAAAACTGACAATCCTGTGcgtaattttaaagaaaacaaattctAAAACTCGGTATTTGTTGTATATGACCATGCATCCCTCGATAATTTAGTGTCTAGGCCGGATTATCACTTCACAGCGCTCTACACATATTCTTCggggaaaagaaaaatgaaaattaggtGTTTAcacaaatttttcttttgttccaAAAATCTGACGTGAAATTACCAAGAAAACATAACTAATTAAAAGCAAAGAACCACATAAGTACTTCTTCCTAAGCTAATTCCGATGTAGTACTACAAAACAAGGTATTCAATCCAATTCCATTAGTAACTCCCCAGCAGGCAATATATTACAACGTTGTGTTTGGGGATGCGATGATAGTTCCATCCGATTAACCTCCGGCTTCGCTTCATTTTGAACGAAACATAAAGCTTTTCATAgcatccataaaaaatagggagggggggggggggggggggggggttaaggTTTACTACTCATTAATGGGTTAAAAAATGTTTCTATAAATTCGATGAAACTGGAATTGTTCAGTCtattaaatagtattttttataagaaaagtctattaaatagttttttttttaagaaaagtatattaaatagttaaatatgaTAGTTTAGtggaataaaaatgaaaaaacattttcataaaaaattagggGCAGATCCCACAAAAATCAAGTCTTGAGAAACTTCAAAACTTATTTGAAACTAGAAAgcaaaaattacatattaacttttttgactgaaaaaaaatacatattaatcGATGTATAACTCATTATTactgattatttttttgttgttaatagAGTTTCGTTGGAGAAATAAGAAACG
Above is a window of Glycine soja cultivar W05 chromosome 12, ASM419377v2, whole genome shotgun sequence DNA encoding:
- the LOC114378696 gene encoding uncharacterized protein LOC114378696, with the protein product MKQKFQGSTRVKRAQLQALRKDFEILQMKEGETVNAYFSRTLTIANKMKAHGESMSETVITAKILRSMISKFDYVVCSIEESNNLDMMTIDELQSSLLVHEQRMRSRGEEEKVLKISHEDKASRGRGKGREKEKDEELLLMSYVELGQDKMEEVWFLDSGCSNHMTGNKE
- the LOC114380137 gene encoding (R,S)-reticuline 7-O-methyltransferase-like, translated to METVLFNDSPPLEFKGMSKEEEDSLLGQVEIWRYMTCFTDSVALKSVIELRIADIIDRYGKPLSLSQIVENIDDAPSPDASLLQRVMRVMVRRKIFSAEQSETGETLYGLTRASKWILRDTKMTLAPMLLLENHPIHLNPAHYISEIIREGTKNGTAFFKCHGHEQFEMTGLDPEYNRLFNEGMVCTARVVSKAVITGYKDGFNQIKSLVDVGGGIGGSLSEIVRAYPHINAINFDLPHVVATAPKYDGITHVGGDMFVSIPDADAIYMKWILHDWSDEHCVKILKNCRKAIPEKTGKVIIVDHVLRPEGNELFTDVGIAFDMMLLAHNAGGKERTEENWKWLFKETGFARYNIIKINALPSIIEAFPI